In Gemmata obscuriglobus, a single genomic region encodes these proteins:
- a CDS encoding FkbM family methyltransferase produces the protein MLGSIKRFLIRCMSPALAGRLRAWRVRRLVRSFPSRVVEHSYGGTRLKVFLSDPLSQGWYDNDWDPLPEIGALQRGRLRTGARVFDIGAHQGVVAAMLAHVVGRSGQVVAVEANRHNYDTAVKNRELNGLAQIEVVHAAAADKPGTLLFNEGLNGRLDDGSGGWGRQPVEALTIDGLADRYGPPDVVFLDIEGAELMALAGAPRTLASGADFFVEVHVGCGLEQLGGSAEKVLSYFPADRFTVVARAEADESFRPLRPNDELTKDRFFFVATARDAPHRTDPAAG, from the coding sequence ATGCTCGGATCGATCAAACGGTTCCTAATTCGTTGCATGTCTCCGGCGCTGGCCGGCCGGCTCCGTGCGTGGCGCGTCCGGCGCCTGGTCCGGTCCTTTCCGTCGCGGGTCGTTGAGCACTCTTACGGCGGCACCCGTCTGAAGGTGTTCTTGTCGGACCCCTTGTCCCAGGGCTGGTACGACAACGACTGGGACCCCCTGCCCGAGATCGGCGCGCTCCAGCGGGGCCGGCTCCGCACCGGCGCCCGGGTGTTCGACATCGGCGCGCACCAGGGCGTGGTCGCCGCGATGCTCGCGCACGTGGTCGGCCGGTCCGGGCAGGTCGTTGCCGTCGAGGCGAACCGGCACAACTACGACACCGCGGTCAAGAACCGGGAGCTGAACGGCCTCGCCCAGATCGAGGTGGTTCACGCCGCCGCCGCCGACAAGCCCGGCACCCTCCTCTTCAACGAGGGGCTGAACGGCCGGCTCGACGACGGCAGCGGTGGTTGGGGGCGGCAGCCCGTGGAGGCCCTCACGATCGACGGCCTCGCGGACCGCTACGGCCCCCCGGACGTGGTGTTCCTCGACATCGAGGGCGCGGAGCTGATGGCCCTGGCCGGCGCGCCCCGCACGCTCGCCTCGGGGGCCGATTTCTTCGTCGAGGTGCACGTGGGGTGCGGCCTCGAACAGTTGGGCGGGTCCGCCGAGAAGGTGCTCTCGTACTTCCCGGCCGACCGGTTCACCGTCGTCGCCCGGGCGGAGGCGGACGAGTCGTTCCGCCCGCTGCGCCCCAACGACGAGCTGACAAAGGACCGCTTCTTCTTCGTCGCGACCGCCCGGGACGCGCCGCACCGCACCGACCCGGCAGCGGGCTGA